The DNA region GGAACCTTCAGCTGAAAGACCAAAATATATATGCCATTAGctgaattatatatatatatatatatatatatatacagtatattcctcttggcctttggaattaaaataaccccacatcaacaccacccttcaccatactaagactttggcatgcttttatgtcagttattagctgttagcttattagctggtttcattcatGAAGGGTAtagtgatgatgtggggttattttaattccaaaggccaaggggactttatcagggtgcatagtgtcctggatccatgaatccataactggcctttaaaaataaaaataaaaatcctctatgggaatttaacatgggcgtacTTAtggcccctgtattttaaggaaaacatttatttattagaaatacattattcattcacaaagaaaactgaTGTCTTTAAAGGTtaaatatttcctcattgtttcatttaaggcattaagatcaatttccaaaagatgattctatatttaactttaagcatgtgttccaatacttttggagggcactgtatttcTCTTTGGAAAACACTGCTTCACTGAGTAATGCCAATTGAaattgagagagtgtgagtgactgagtgactgagtgactgagtgagcgaTTTGTATTTTCTGAGTCCCTGTGAAAAGGTGGAGAGATGTTCTGGTCAGAACATCCCTGatggtctgtttgtgtttccagTCACTGCACAAACAGAAAGACACTCTTATTTCATCTATTtgatacaatctctctctctctctctctctctctctctcacccacattaattcacaaacagaaagacagtctCATAATCTATTTGTATCTGGTTTGTTCAGAGGAGGAAATGACTTTGCATACAGCAGAGAAACCCCCTCACATTAATACACACTCAGAGAAATAGCTCCTGTGTTAAaacacaacaactacaacatcaTTTTACATGCATAATGCGACACCAACCACCAGATCGTTATCTTTTGACCAAAGAAGGTCAAATGCAAATTACTTAAACAACAAAGTCTTGCGAGGGTGTTTTGATAAATGTTTACTTTGTGTTAGTGATAAACTGGACATTATACAGACGTCAGATGTCATatagcagcatgtgtgtgtgtgagagagagtttgtgtgtgtgagagagagggagagagtgtgtgtgtgtgagagagagggagagagtgtgtgtgtgtgtgggctaacGACCTGACTCCAAGCCGTCACAAAACAAAGGAGGACACGCATTTTAACTTGATTGAATTGATTGACTAATATACCAAAAAGTGCATAATTTTAAAGAAGACGTGTCCGTGTAAGTAATCAGTAGTCAGTAATAtgtaagtgagtgaatgaatgcatgAGGAGTAAGGTGTTGCTATACAGGATAAGCTGAACCAAAGTAGCAAAGCAGAGGGGTGCACGCCTGCCACCCGTCCATCTCTTCTGCTGGCCTAGATGCGTAGAGAATATAAAGACACAGGGACAGGTGAAAGCAGGAGAAGCAATAAGCCCATTAAagagacacttcaccgattagcattaagctttgtatctttagaaaaccagtcatgttcattgaatggtcgtgcatcattccctcagtttgccttgatatgggagaaatacggatttcaatgtcggacatcctgctttcaatgatgtaaaaatcatcattttacatcattgaaagcaggaagtcctactcATGGGATTCATTGAAATGCGTATTTcccccatctcaaggcaaactaaCAGCTGTTTTACACTGTATTGTCAGGAGAGAAAACCTGTAGGCTATGGCTGTTCTATAAGGAGGTGGAGTTAACTTACCCAAGTTTGTCGCTTACATTAAAGAATTGATTTTGCATAGTTAGTAAATTAGCTTTAGTTAATCTGTTGCCACCTGATATTTGCTCATCATATAGAGTGCCTCTCAACATTtctcctcaatcctcgatgTTCGATCCTTGACgggcattcccactgatctataactaacactggatagactatcccattgttgccgccccatcattctttatgtagatcagtgaggatcgaggcccgaggagggaggggggatgcataaaagcccaaatgaaaggcattcataggctactgtagcactgAGTGGGCATAACCTATGGCACCACAGCTCCCTCTGCAGGGTGGAGGGGGACTACAGCAGGTGGTTCAATGAGTACAGATCTGAAATCAGAATTGAACACCTTAggccagggctattcaacttcattaCCGAGTGGGCCAGACAGGAAAACCACTAGGTCTTTGGGGGCCACCCAAAATTAGCCGTTACAAAAATGACTAGTGTTGCTTGAAGagacatgtgtgcatgcatatccaGCTACATTTAATAAGTTCAGTTTAATATATTCACAAACACTGGATGTGGTGGACACCATTCTGAGATGCAccaataggctatatatatatatataaatggcaagcgtggttcttctcgtTCCTCACGCGTCttagacttccagatgtaaacaaggagcgatcgcttcctagacaaactgcaaggctgcaatagcggatagggacactgggggcaggaggaaatatgactgttttggataaaactggtcagtcaagcaaaacaacgatttctaagtgattttatgactatgaaaatgttgcatagggtctctttaacattGTGATTGCTGCTGCCAACAGGTCAcaggtgcgttcgtaaattgccACTTCGAGTGCTCCAATATCCTACACTGAAACTTTGGTAACAATTTACTTGACATATTCAGAGTAGCTGTCATAAACTGTGCATAAAACATTCATGATTGTTTTCACGAGACTTAACTCAATATTCATACTaaacctttcatgaatgtggaagacagaaTAACgacaacttgtcaaaataaaagtccagcAATTGCAAAAAGGGCAACATTGTTTACTTTCGCAGCCAGTCACTGCTGTcgttttattttattgattaTAGCATAGCCATGACAGGCATATTTGAAGGCAGTTTGCGGGCGGTTCACAGGTACAGTGAAATCCAATGGGCCGCATCCGGCCCTAGTTGCgattgagagtgggtctggaaatACTGTACTTCATTGACTTGACAGCCAAGGGCCTAACCAGCCGTGAAATTAAAGTTAAATTGgtacattaaactcttaccaaatcgtTTCAGATTAACGCTTAACATTTGACACGCAACTGTATTTTAAACTGTATATTGCAAAAACATAAATTATCAAATTGACTTcataaacaaacagactaaTTTAATTAGATGTGGTTCATGTCACATGTCATATTTTGCTGCATTCATTCAAATTGAATTCAAAGAAATATTACATAAAAGTGAAAAAGTCATAAAACAGaatagaaaagagaagaaatgattacacatacaatataataataataataataataataataataataataatacgtaAAAACATGGATGAGCTTGGTCTTTATAGGCAACAAACCAGAGTCAAGATGTCTACTGAAGCTAACTCTCTATTGCTGATCCAATTTTTGCTGCTCTTTCTCTTTGGCTTTGCTGccaatcacaaaaaaaacagttttctCCTTCCTTAGTTAAGGAcaaaatccaatccaatccaattaTTAATTTACATGTGACTCTATAGTGCATTCCATCTGATTAGAGAGCTAAACAGGTCTGTCCGTAATGCCAGAGAGATGATGGCTATAATGACGATAATGACGACAGTCCCAAACAGAATGACCTCTGACCCATACTTTTCCCAGAATCCCACGACCCCTTTCACCTCCACCGTCACCTCGGCAGGCTCGAGGGTCAGCTTGCCCCCCCGTCGCAGTGGACACAAGAATGGGTAGAGTGGCCTCTTGCGCCCGCCCAGCAAAAAGCTGTAAATGGTTGACCCCCGGCTTTTCCGCGCGTCGGAGAAGGTCACCTCCCAGAAGCGTTTGCAAGAGCCCTCGTAGGCGACCATCTTGTACAGCAGTTTGACTCTGAGCACCTGAAGGGCGTCGGCGGAGAAAGGAAGCCTGAGTCGGGTAGGGGGGGAGGTGAGCGCAAAGTACTCCTCGTTCTTCCGCTGGATCGCCCAGAAGCCCCAAAACGGGGACACGGAGAGGGGGACCCCCAGATGAAAGTGTCGCTGGGACGTCACGCCCACCATCCAGTCCGAGGAGTCGCCGACATGGACGTCCCAAACGTGACAGTCGTCGTCGAGGGCCTTGGAACCCATGACCAAAACGTAGCACTTGGACAACGGAGAGGAGGTGTCCGAAATGGGCGTGGCTTTGACACTGGTCAGGTCGTCTGATAGGATGATGCCGACGGGCGGAATGTCGGGGTCCAGGATCACTGGGTCTTTTGGTGAAGAAACGGAACATTACATCTAAAACAGTAGTGAGTGAATGACAATTGTTTGTGATGCGAGACACAGTGTGCTGAATTTCATAATCTACTGTTATGTCGATACCAGTCTTATGGACTTACCATGGACATTAAGAaacctatctttttttttatttttaggaGAAGGTGTCATGATGACTGCAATGAGACAACACTACACGAGGTGGAAGTTTTATCTTTTGATGTTTCAGCTTCATCTACCATTTCAGGTTAGCTAGCCTGCACTCACAGTGGCATTATTGAGAAGCATTGGCTACGCATTCAAAAAAAGTGAGGCGATATTACTTTGCCTTTGTAGAACACAAATTGGTTCTACAAAGTCTTCAAACCATAATGTGTTTCTCCTTGCACACACTGTATATCAACTTATGTGGATATTGAAACATGGATTCCTCtcagatacatacagtagattgcTACCAGTGTGTCATTAGCGAGCAGAATTGTCATGTTAGCAGCAGGTTTATGCCTCCATTGCCAGCAGCAAGGTCCTGCTTACAATAACTTGTCATTATGATTCTAATAACCACTTGTATCAATATGATAAGGAGGATCACTTTAAACAAGAACAAGTAAAATAATGTTAGCGTGAGAACCGTATAGAAACCAACTTGAAGATGCAGTGGTATTTATACCTCGATGATGAATTTATCTCGATGAAGAGATAAAACATTGTGACGTACGATGATATGAAATGACAAGCGCACTCACAGTAGGGAGCGACTTCCTTCATCTTCTTCCAGACGTTGAACCTCAGGTTGCCAAGTCGTCTGGGGACATCGATCATTGCCCAGGGACACCTGGCTGGCTCTGGGGGCCTGAGCTTTGTACTGAagtggaggaacacacacacacacacagagagagagagagagagagagagagagagagagagagagagagagagagagagacacacattggTACCTTCATTACCCATATGGCTCCTTGTATGAATTGGCTTAGctgaacatatacacatgtgTACTCCACCTCATCATAACGGCGTCGAATTCCTAAAACACACAACATCACAAaaattcacataaacacacacactcaatactcAAGACATATACATTCATCATTTCATTTTTCTTACAATTAGCACGTAAAATCTTCTATTTCCATTATCTCATTTTCTGTGCCAGTCATTGTCTTAGATGGTGTACTTCTGCCAGTggagtgcatacagtatatttcaacAGAACTCTGTGCACTTAACGGCAATGACCATCGCATCATTTAAATATAACTTCATTGGTGTCCTCAATTCGACAGTGATATGGTCGTAAATTAACAGCTTATGTTATAACTTGCTTGTACACttgtaaagtgtgttttccaaTGCTGCTGCTCCAGCTTTCGCAACCAAAATTATCATGAGTTTGAAAATGCTCCCTTCTGCTGTTGCCGTCTAAGCCAAGGTAGATGGCATACCCCATTCAACTGATCATTGTGAGTGAACCATCCGGGGACTAGCAGTGCATTGTGTGCTGTTGGAATGTTGAATGTAAATGCACTCATGCACTAAAAGGAGGTATTGTAAGTGCAGAAGTACGCTATTTGAAACACAGTGTATGATTTTACCACTCAATTTGTTTCTTTAAGTACATAGTACattacaagtaggctacattagCAACAGTAAACATGGGTTGGAATACTTTGATTGGTGGGTCAGCAGACAAGCAGACCAGCAGACCAATTGTGGCAACACTGCTGACAAAAAAAGCTATCCAGAAATCCATCCCATGCAGGCTAAGTTCATTACCCTAATTGCATCAAGTCAAAGCAGGACAGAGAGGTACTAGCCACCTGCAGGAAAGTGATGTCATCTTTCTGCGCCATCTCCTCCGCTTCCTGCACTCGACTGGAGAGGAGAGTCGCCTCGGCTTCGATGGCCTCACTCGCTAGCTGGATCTCTCGTATCCCAGCAACCCTCACAGCCTCCAGACGGTCTTTCTGTTCCTCCTGCAGGAACTTGAAGAGCTTATCGAAGTCTTTCCGTATCTGCACCTCACACTTTTCCACAACAGCctagtaaaaaacaaacaaacaaacacacaaacaaacaaacaaacaaacaagttggGAAACAATCAAAACAAGAAAATAGACAAATTAGACTAAATGTGTACTCTGCACTGCAGCCTGTTTTTATTGTAATTGTAATGTGTTGGAACTGTGACAAGATCAAGATGTAATGGGAACTGTGACAGGACCAACCTGAGTTGATCACTGATTTACCTTGATGTGAGCTGTTGAGGTGTGACCATCAGCTGATCCACTTCTCAAGGCACCCAGTCTATCTCTCAAAGGTTCTGTGGCATCTGCCAGCCTTCCCTATGCAGGATATatcaacacttttttttatcagcaccatcaggccattttttaaaaagtaaatgttccaatcaatgatctaggcagcacattctcttctctctccttcattttacagtctaatggttactggctctgggtcaaaggtcacaatcgattaatctgcgttattttttttaatcagttaatttttctaaaattaattaatcgaaattaatcagTTAATTTGACAGCTcctacaatatatatatatatatatatatatatatatatatatatatatatatatatatatatacacgtatatatatacagtatatctatagttcagggagagagagaaaatgagtagTTCACCTAGTCACTTTATTACCAGAATTTCCGAaatattagccgcggcttatacattgagtttgcaaaaaagTTTAAGTCTAATGTTCAATcgtaaaagattgagcttagtatatggtgatagccagactagtacACAAACCCTGTTATGATCCTTTAGAGAACACACACCGACCTTACGCTCCTTCACTGCTCTCTGCACAGGCATGGTGTGGTGGCCCCTGTGTCGGCTGTTCTTACACTGGGAACAGACGGGTTCTTGATCCGTCTCGCAGAACAACACCAGCTCCTGTCCATGCTCAGGACACAGcttgcctctctcctcttcctcctcctcctcctcctcctccctcttcttcctcctcctcctcatcacctgGGCCTCGCTGGCCTCTCGCCGCTGCTTCAGGAAGGACTCGCAGGTGCTCCTCAGGCTGATGTTGGGGACGGGCTCCTGGGGTGAGGAGCG from Sardina pilchardus chromosome 1, fSarPil1.1, whole genome shotgun sequence includes:
- the LOC134077230 gene encoding E3 ubiquitin-protein ligase TRIM35-like, whose translation is MAACVLSLEEDLSCSVCCDVFQEPVLLSCGHSFCRKCLSFHWSSSPGRRRCPVCRRSSPQEPVPNISLRSTCESFLKQRREASEAQEEEEERGKLCPEHGQELVLFCETDQEPVCSQCKNSRHRGHHTMPVQRAVKERKGRLADATEPLRDRLGALRSGSADGHTSTAHIKAVVEKCEVQIRKDFDKLFKFLQEEQKDRLEAVRVAGIREIQLASEAIEAEATLLSSRVQEAEEMAQKDDITFLQEFDAVMMSTKLRPPEPARCPWAMIDVPRRLGNLRFNVWKKMKEVAPYYPVILDPDIPPVGIILSDDLTSVKATPISDTSSPLSKCYVLVMGSKALDDDCHVWDVHVGDSSDWMVGVTSQRHFHLGVPLSVSPFWGFWAIQRKNEEYFALTSPPTRLRLPFSADALQVLRVKLLYKMVAYEGSCKRFWEVTFSDARKSRGSTIYSFLLGGRKRPLYPFLCPLRRGGKLTLEPAEVTVEVKGVVGFWEKYGSEVILFGTVVIIVIIAIISLALRTDLFSSLIRWNAL